A genome region from Bombus terrestris chromosome 10, iyBomTerr1.2, whole genome shotgun sequence includes the following:
- the LOC100650048 gene encoding brain tumor protein — MASPTLSLESRANSIGSLASLSPLTVSGSSPPASDSAICDVDSCDLCLDSQKPGEAPCPRCRLGGAGGVRCTGCKSTESDAVARCFDCANFLCPNCVMAHQFMHCFEGHRVLNLGDSKLETVTTGSATTELPKNNLVINLHASGNSEKVPYCPRHKQEQKYFCRTCTALVCKECAISDHPGPLHDCAHISEVGMQQLEAMTRVVQECKAKAADVRAAVKAADHGAARLQVQYHKAQNEINDTFQFYRSMLEERKQELLKELESVFSTKQISLGVLTQKANDMADKMLQTCEFVERLTKYATVTEVLMVKKLLDSKLQLLLSYTPDIAGQTADLEFVSNYQAIQVGVRNTFGYVRSNNESNAGPIGKQPPIARPTTMSNNGNGGSNANSGSSSIGTLGGLLLDRSYSNGLISSSGSTCASSTSPSSFESNSTVITKRFSSANSLGPFPTTISDLSLNGINANPYEKWSNGGSDAFPVVSTNDHFPMATSVVVAANAASSDSVLGLTSKLMSAAVIFPPKSQIKRQKMIYHCKFGEFGVMEGQFTEPSGVAVNAQNDIIVADTNNHRIQIFDKEGRFKFQFGECGKHDGQLLYPNRVAVVKTSGDIIVTERSPTHQIQIYNQYGQFVRKFGANILQHPRGVTVDSKGRIVVVECKVMRVIIFDQTGNVHQKFGCSKHLEFPNGVVVNDKQEIFISDNRAHCVKVFNYEGSYLRQIGGEGITNYPIGVGINAVGEILIADNHNNFNLTIFTQDGQLVSALESKVKHAQCFDVALMDDGSVVLASKDYRLYIYRYVQVPPIGM, encoded by the coding sequence ATGGCCTCGCCGACACTCTCGCTGGAATCGCGCGCGAATTCCATCGGATCCCTAGCCTCGCTGTCCCCGCTTACGGTGAGCGGCAGTTCCCCGCCTGCGAGCGACTCTGCGATCTGTGACGTCGACAGCTGCGACCTTTGCCTCGACTCGCAGAAACCTGGAGAGGCACCCTGTCCGCGGTGCCGATTAGGAGGCGCCGGTGGAGTTCGTTGTACCGGTTGCAAATCCACGGAATCCGACGCTGTAGCTCGTTGCTTCGACTGTGCGAATTTTCTCTGCCCAAATTGCGTGATGGCGCATCAATTTATGCATTGCTTCGAGGGCCATCGCGTGCTCAATCTAGGCGACTCGAAACTCGAGACGGTGACCACCGGCTCCGCTACCACCGAACTGCCGAAAAACAATCTGGTGATCAATCTTCACGCTAGCGGAAACAGCGAAAAAGTACCTTACTGTCCCCGGCACAAGCAGGAGCAAAAATACTTCTGTCGTACTTGCACAGCGCTAGTCTGCAAAGAGTGCGCCATTTCCGACCATCCTGGCCCGTTGCATGACTGCGCGCACATCTCCGAGGTAGGGATGCAGCAGCTAGAGGCGATGACACGAGTGGTTCAAGAGTGCAAAGCGAAAGCCGCGGACGTGAGAGCTGCCGTGAAGGCAGCCGACCACGGCGCAGCCCGACTAcaagtgcagtatcacaagGCGCAGAACGAGATCAACGACACTTTCCAGTTCTATCGATCGATGCTGGAAGAGCGTAAGCAAGAACTGCTAAAGGAGCTGGAATCGGTCTTCTCCACCAAACAAATATCTCTCGGCGTTCTGACGCAGAAAGCGAACGACATGGCCGACAAGATGCTGCAGACCTGCGAGTTCGTCGAACGATTGACCAAGTATGCCACCGTTACCGAAGTGTTGATGGTGAAGAAGCTTCTCGACTCGAAGCTACAGCTGCTGCTAAGTTACACGCCGGACATTGCCGGTCAGACCGCCGACCTCGAGTTCGTCAGCAACTACCAGGCCATTCAGGTAGGCGTGCGAAACACGTTCGGCTACGTTCGAAGCAACAACGAGAGCAACGCCGGCCCGATTGGCAAACAGCCACCCATCGCTAGACCAACGACAATGTCGAACAACGGGAACGGCGGAAGCAACGCCAACAGCGGATCTAGTAGCATCGGCACTTTGGGAGGTTTGCTCCTGGATCGATCTTACAGCAACGGCCTGATATCCTCATCCGGTTCTACCTGCGCCTCGTCCACGTCGCCATCGTCCTTCGAGTCCAATAGCACGGTGATTACGAAGCGTTTCAGCTCGGCCAACAGCCTAGGTCCGTTCCCCACCACGATCAGCGATCTCAGTTTGAACGGTATTAACGCGAATCCTTACGAGAAATGGAGCAACGGAGGCAGCGACGCGTTTCCGGTGGTGTCCACGAACGACCACTTTCCGATGGCGACGTCCGTCGTTGTGGCGGCGAACGCCGCCTCGTCCGACTCCGTTTTAGGCCTGACGTCGAAACTGATGTCCGCCGCGGTGATATTCCCGCCAAAGTCGCAGATCAAGCGACAGAAGATGATCTATCATTGCAAATTTGGCGAATTCGGGGTAATGGAAGGACAGTTCACCGAGCCGTCCGGTGTTGCGGTGAACGCGCAAAACGACATTATCGTGGCCGACACGAACAATCATCGGATCCAAATATTCGACAAAGAGGGCAGATTTAAATTCCAATTCGGCGAGTGTGGAAAACACGACGGTCAATTGCTGTACCCGAATCGTGTGGCCGTGGTGAAAACGTCCGGCGACATAATCGTTACCGAACGCTCGCCGACCCATCAGATACAGATATACAATCAGTATGGTCAGTTCGTGCGTAAATTCGGAGCGAACATCTTGCAGCATCCGCGCGGCGTAACGGTCGACTCGAAGGGACGCATAGTCGTCGTGGAATGCAAAGTGATGCGCGTGATAATTTTCGACCAGACCGGCAACGTGCATCAGAAGTTCGGATGCTCGAAGCACCTGGAGTTTCCAAACGGGGTGGTGGTAAACGACAAGCAAGAGATTTTCATCAGCGACAATCGCGCGCATTGCGTGAAGGTGTTCAATTACGAGGGCTCCTATCTGCGACAGATCGGCGGAGAAGGGATCACCAACTACCCGATCGGGGTAGGGATCAACGCCGTCGGCGAGATACTGATAGCAGACAATCACAATAACTTCAACCTGACCATCTTCACTCAAGACGGTCAACTGGTTTCCGCTCTGGAGAGCAAGGTCAAGCATGCCCAATGTTTCGATGTGGCTTTAATGGACGACGGATCGGTCGTGCTAGCCAGCAAGGATTATCGACTCTACATTTATCGTTACGTACAAGTACCGCCGATCGGCATGTAG